In Hahella sp. KA22, one genomic interval encodes:
- the purE gene encoding 5-(carboxyamino)imidazole ribonucleotide mutase: MQPLVGIIMGSKSDWPTMEHAAEMLDKLGVPYEVQVVSAHRTPDLLFDYAKSAESRGIKIIIAGAGGAAHLPGMAASQTSLPVLGVPVQSKTLNGLDSLLSIVQMPGGVPVGTLAIGKAGATNAGLMAAQIVGLQDSKIMDAVKAFRKQQTDTVLNNADPRQS; this comes from the coding sequence ATGCAGCCTTTAGTTGGCATTATTATGGGCTCCAAATCCGACTGGCCTACCATGGAGCACGCCGCCGAGATGCTCGACAAGCTGGGCGTTCCCTATGAAGTGCAAGTTGTTTCCGCTCACCGCACGCCGGACCTGCTGTTTGACTACGCCAAGTCCGCCGAAAGCAGAGGCATCAAGATAATTATCGCCGGAGCTGGCGGCGCCGCCCACCTGCCCGGTATGGCCGCGTCACAAACCTCGCTACCGGTGCTGGGCGTTCCCGTGCAGTCCAAGACGCTGAATGGCCTGGACTCATTATTGTCCATCGTACAAATGCCTGGAGGCGTCCCCGTAGGCACGCTGGCGATCGGTAAAGCCGGAGCCACTAACGCTGGCCTGATGGCGGCTCAGATTGTGGGCTTGCAGGACAGCAAAATCATGGACGCCGTCAAAGCGTTCCGCAAACAGCAGACAGACACGGTTCTCAATAACGCTGATCCAAGGCAATCATGA
- a CDS encoding bifunctional diguanylate cyclase/phosphodiesterase produces MVQEKQNAPVKWRHSLSAKLMNWVLFTALAVGVLLSIGQIIFESMRAVEEMDNEARQTLAIVRDPATQAVYSIDPDLAQQVLEGLFEKPSIRYAAIAHPNQTILAELSKPLQETQSRWMTDAIFGKEREYAISLFRPTPQPTYYGELKIVVDTAPKSALFLERSILIFMTGLLRALLLAFVLHLVYHFLLTAPLKAIINSLLRINPAEPGLQSLPVPRQHERDELGSWVRAANSLLQSIEEHQQKRQAAEARIIKLSQYDSLTGLPTRSLFSNYIAAAVDDSEALNQKFAVFCVGIDDFKSINEQLGYSQGDKLLQAFAERLLSQRDGVHTVCRLGGDQFALILFNVSSSYRVAAFAESLLREISRPFEIEDQLTPVSCTIGIAIYPDDARDAEKILQKAEQTMMLAKSVANNHFQFYVASLDSEIRERKKLEKDLSRAIQNNELFLVYQPQMDLNSKQVVGCEALLRWRHPERGLVPPDVFIPIAEANETILEIGDWVLHEACAQVNQWRNQGFNIKVAINLSANQLRQKEFAPHVLKIIESRQIPTSLIELEVTETSFMENLNQAITSLRHLSEFGIQCAVDDFGTGYSSLSYLKQLPIRKIKIDKQFVRDLMKDEDDTQIVHAIIQLGKSLRLDVIAEGVETPRQERFLKHDGCTLAQGYYYSKPVPPEEFIEFMKVSHAPQT; encoded by the coding sequence ATGGTTCAAGAAAAGCAAAACGCTCCAGTAAAATGGCGACATAGTCTGTCCGCCAAATTAATGAACTGGGTGTTGTTTACCGCTTTGGCGGTAGGCGTTTTACTCAGCATTGGTCAGATTATTTTTGAATCCATGCGCGCCGTGGAGGAAATGGACAACGAGGCCAGACAAACCCTGGCCATTGTGCGCGACCCCGCCACTCAGGCGGTATACAGTATCGACCCCGACCTGGCGCAACAGGTTCTGGAAGGCCTGTTCGAAAAACCGTCCATTCGCTATGCAGCCATCGCTCATCCCAATCAGACTATTCTGGCTGAACTCTCCAAACCCCTGCAGGAAACCCAAAGCCGCTGGATGACCGACGCCATCTTCGGCAAAGAGCGCGAGTACGCCATCTCTTTATTCCGCCCAACGCCGCAACCGACCTACTATGGCGAGCTAAAGATCGTCGTAGATACCGCACCGAAATCGGCGCTGTTTTTGGAGCGCTCCATACTGATTTTTATGACCGGCCTGCTGCGCGCCCTGCTCTTGGCGTTTGTCCTGCATCTGGTTTACCACTTCCTGTTAACCGCGCCGCTCAAGGCCATTATCAACTCCCTGCTGCGCATCAACCCCGCTGAGCCCGGTTTACAGTCGCTTCCGGTTCCCCGCCAACATGAAAGAGACGAACTGGGCAGCTGGGTGCGGGCCGCCAACAGCCTTTTGCAGTCTATAGAAGAGCACCAACAGAAGCGTCAGGCGGCGGAAGCGCGGATCATCAAGCTATCCCAGTACGACTCCCTCACCGGCCTGCCAACCCGCTCCCTGTTCAGTAATTACATTGCCGCAGCGGTGGATGACTCTGAGGCGCTGAACCAGAAATTTGCGGTTTTTTGCGTCGGCATCGACGACTTTAAGTCGATCAACGAACAACTGGGCTATAGCCAGGGAGACAAGTTGCTACAAGCCTTCGCCGAGAGACTGCTGTCGCAGCGGGACGGCGTGCATACGGTCTGCCGGCTCGGCGGCGACCAATTCGCCCTGATCCTGTTTAATGTCAGCAGCAGTTACCGGGTGGCGGCTTTCGCTGAGTCACTGCTTCGGGAAATCAGTCGTCCGTTCGAGATTGAGGACCAACTGACTCCCGTATCCTGCACCATCGGCATCGCCATTTACCCGGATGACGCCCGCGATGCGGAGAAAATTCTGCAAAAGGCCGAACAGACCATGATGCTGGCCAAGTCTGTCGCCAATAATCACTTTCAGTTCTACGTCGCCAGCCTGGACAGCGAAATCCGCGAACGTAAAAAACTGGAGAAAGATCTCTCCAGGGCCATACAAAATAACGAGCTGTTTTTGGTCTACCAGCCGCAAATGGACCTGAATTCAAAGCAGGTTGTAGGCTGTGAGGCGTTGCTGCGCTGGCGTCATCCAGAACGCGGCCTGGTGCCTCCTGATGTCTTCATTCCCATTGCTGAGGCCAATGAGACCATTCTTGAAATTGGCGACTGGGTGCTGCACGAGGCCTGCGCTCAGGTTAATCAGTGGCGCAACCAGGGCTTCAACATCAAAGTGGCGATAAACCTGTCCGCCAACCAGCTCAGGCAGAAAGAGTTCGCGCCTCATGTTCTGAAGATCATCGAAAGCCGCCAAATCCCTACCTCGCTCATCGAGCTGGAGGTCACGGAAACCAGCTTCATGGAGAATCTGAATCAGGCAATCACTTCCCTGCGCCACCTGAGCGAATTCGGCATACAATGCGCCGTGGATGATTTCGGCACCGGCTATTCATCGCTCAGTTACCTGAAGCAGCTGCCTATCCGCAAGATCAAAATCGACAAACAGTTTGTCCGCGACCTGATGAAAGACGAAGACGACACCCAAATCGTGCACGCCATCATCCAGCTGGGCAAAAGCCTGCGCCTGGACGTCATCGCCGAAGGCGTGGAAACGCCACGGCAGGAGCGCTTCCTGAAGCATGACGGCTGCACGCTGGCGCAGGGCTACTATTACAGTAAGCCGGTGCCGCCGGAAGAGTTCATTGAGTTCATGAAAGTCAGTCACGCGCCGCAGACCTGA
- the sodB gene encoding superoxide dismutase [Fe], with the protein MAFELPALPYEKNALAPHISEETIEYHYGKHHKTYVDKLNGLVPGTEYEGKSLEEIIMASKSGPVFNNAAQIWNHTFYWHCLSPNGGGEPTGELADAINKTFGSFESFKTQFTDKAVNNFGSAWTWLVKNADGSLEIFNTSNAGTPMTDGKTALLTVDVWEHAYYIDYRNVRPNYMNAFWNLVNWDFVAKNLAA; encoded by the coding sequence ATGGCATTTGAACTTCCTGCCCTCCCTTATGAAAAAAATGCGCTTGCGCCGCACATTTCCGAAGAAACTATCGAATACCACTACGGTAAGCACCACAAAACTTACGTCGATAAGTTGAACGGTCTGGTGCCCGGAACTGAGTACGAAGGGAAGTCTCTGGAAGAGATTATCATGGCTTCCAAGAGCGGCCCCGTTTTCAACAACGCCGCCCAGATCTGGAACCACACTTTCTACTGGCACTGCCTGAGCCCTAACGGCGGCGGCGAGCCTACTGGCGAGCTGGCGGACGCCATCAACAAAACTTTCGGTTCCTTCGAAAGCTTCAAAACCCAATTCACTGACAAAGCCGTTAACAACTTCGGTTCCGCTTGGACCTGGTTAGTCAAAAACGCTGACGGCTCACTGGAAATCTTCAACACCAGCAACGCAGGCACGCCAATGACTGACGGCAAAACCGCACTGCTGACCGTTGACGTTTGGGAACACGCTTACTACATCGATTACAGAAACGTTCGCCCTAACTACATGAATGCGTTCTGGAATCTGGTGAACTGGGATTTCGTCGCCAAAAACCTGGCCGCTTAA
- a CDS encoding DUF2846 domain-containing protein encodes MQRYPSLRTLVLLLATAVGMSGCKIYQSMGKSVGAFVHPVSGPKFVHIPDSEWDSASSALIYFYRPHSDWASEEIESPSVYVDDSQYFNFRDNSYTWLQVAPGERRVTMRRPLLGFEGIGGFTLSDMTDQILSVDAGKIYYLRYSEISKPDPNPEIETDSPWAEGDLQLVAADFAYNEIVETRFLNSDLLAPNHAATSIVKENIEYSFEREQEEIEVAREEEIERLKEQGYYRPDKWWCMYMCGGGPTKRLKTDRMQRELDKRKNAYEAQLAESEGASWWWPF; translated from the coding sequence ATGCAGCGATATCCTAGCCTCAGAACGCTTGTTCTACTGCTGGCGACGGCGGTGGGGATGAGTGGATGTAAGATCTATCAATCCATGGGGAAGAGCGTAGGAGCCTTTGTGCATCCGGTCAGCGGCCCTAAATTCGTGCATATTCCTGACTCGGAGTGGGATAGTGCGTCTTCTGCGCTTATATATTTTTACCGGCCTCACAGTGACTGGGCGTCAGAAGAGATCGAGTCTCCCAGCGTTTATGTCGATGACAGTCAATATTTCAACTTTCGCGACAACAGCTATACCTGGCTGCAGGTGGCTCCGGGCGAGCGACGCGTCACTATGCGCAGGCCTCTGCTGGGCTTCGAAGGCATCGGCGGCTTTACCCTGAGCGATATGACAGATCAGATACTCAGTGTCGATGCGGGCAAAATATACTATCTGCGTTATTCCGAAATCAGCAAACCCGATCCAAACCCGGAAATCGAAACCGACTCGCCCTGGGCGGAAGGGGATTTACAGTTGGTGGCCGCTGACTTCGCTTATAACGAAATCGTAGAGACCCGCTTTCTGAATAGCGATCTGCTGGCGCCTAATCATGCCGCCACCTCTATTGTGAAAGAGAATATCGAATATTCATTTGAACGTGAGCAGGAAGAAATTGAGGTCGCCCGCGAGGAAGAAATAGAAAGGTTGAAGGAGCAGGGATATTACCGCCCCGATAAATGGTGGTGTATGTATATGTGCGGCGGGGGGCCGACCAAGCGGCTGAAGACGGATCGTATGCAGCGTGAGCTGGACAAGCGTAAAAACGCTTACGAGGCGCAGCTGGCGGAAAGTGAGGGGGCATCGTGGTGGTGGCCATTCTAA
- the gloA gene encoding lactoylglutathione lyase, with the protein MRLLHTMIRVGDLDRSIGFYTEVLGMRLLRRKDYPEGRFTLAFVGYGDESENAVIELTHNWDTAAYELGSGFGHLAVEVEDAYQACDAIREKGGQVVREAGPMKHGTTVIAFVKDPDGYMIELIQR; encoded by the coding sequence ATGAGGCTATTGCATACGATGATCCGGGTCGGGGATCTGGATCGTTCCATCGGTTTTTACACTGAAGTGCTGGGTATGCGTCTGTTACGGCGCAAAGATTACCCGGAAGGCCGTTTCACATTGGCGTTTGTCGGTTACGGCGATGAGTCGGAAAACGCCGTCATTGAGTTGACTCACAACTGGGATACCGCTGCATATGAGCTGGGCTCCGGGTTCGGTCATCTCGCCGTTGAAGTGGAAGACGCCTATCAAGCCTGCGACGCTATTCGCGAAAAAGGCGGGCAGGTGGTTCGGGAGGCGGGCCCAATGAAGCACGGAACTACCGTGATTGCATTCGTTAAAGATCCAGACGGCTATATGATTGAGTTGATCCAGCGCTAA
- a CDS encoding 5-(carboxyamino)imidazole ribonucleotide synthase has product MKRIGILGAGQLGRMMALAGMPLGFEFALYDTSGAPSAGLGTIFSDPENTQSELDRFLDFVDVVTYEFEHLPLDLAQNIAARKPLYPGVEALRVCQNREHEKALFTQLGIPTPKYRLVNSPEELAEAVRELGAPVVAKSITEGYDGKGQAVLKSAEEAEEAWNSIGHPRLIVESFVNFSREISIIAARSSTGETVTYPLAENIHHGGILRYTIAPAPRISDDLAQKAAEYIEKLMAHLSYVGILALELFETPEGLLANEMAPRVHNSGHWSMNGAHTGQFENHLRAVAGLPLGDTQPVGVSCMINLIGRHADRESVLTLSDTHLHLYGKEERAGRKLGHINIVAEDYKALIAKVEKCLPFVPEHSPFTSSLAHFD; this is encoded by the coding sequence ATGAAAAGAATTGGCATTCTCGGAGCCGGCCAACTTGGCCGCATGATGGCGCTGGCGGGTATGCCGCTGGGCTTTGAATTTGCGCTTTACGATACCTCCGGGGCCCCTTCCGCAGGCCTCGGTACGATTTTCAGCGACCCCGAAAACACTCAGTCGGAGCTGGATCGCTTCCTTGATTTCGTTGATGTAGTGACCTACGAGTTTGAGCACTTACCCCTGGATCTGGCGCAAAATATCGCCGCTCGCAAACCTCTGTATCCAGGGGTGGAAGCCTTGCGCGTATGTCAAAACAGAGAGCACGAAAAGGCGCTGTTTACCCAATTGGGCATCCCCACTCCCAAATATCGCCTGGTAAACAGCCCGGAAGAATTGGCTGAGGCAGTTCGCGAACTGGGAGCTCCCGTCGTGGCGAAATCCATTACGGAAGGCTACGACGGCAAAGGCCAGGCAGTCCTGAAATCCGCCGAGGAGGCGGAAGAGGCCTGGAACAGCATTGGACACCCCCGACTGATTGTCGAGTCCTTCGTCAATTTCTCCCGGGAAATATCCATCATCGCCGCCCGCAGCAGCACTGGTGAAACCGTCACCTACCCCTTGGCGGAAAACATTCATCATGGCGGCATTCTGCGTTACACCATCGCCCCCGCGCCGCGCATTAGCGATGATCTGGCGCAGAAAGCGGCTGAGTATATTGAAAAGCTGATGGCGCATCTGTCTTATGTGGGCATCCTGGCTCTGGAGCTGTTTGAAACGCCTGAGGGCCTCCTGGCCAATGAGATGGCGCCGCGAGTGCACAACTCCGGTCACTGGTCCATGAATGGAGCGCACACAGGGCAGTTTGAAAACCATTTACGCGCCGTCGCCGGCTTACCTTTGGGCGATACCCAGCCTGTCGGCGTCAGCTGTATGATCAACCTGATTGGTCGTCATGCTGACCGCGAAAGCGTATTGACGCTCAGCGACACGCATCTGCATCTGTATGGAAAAGAAGAGCGCGCCGGCCGCAAGCTGGGGCATATCAACATTGTCGCGGAAGACTACAAAGCGTTGATCGCCAAAGTGGAGAAGTGCCTCCCTTTCGTGCCGGAGCACTCGCCTTTCACTTCCTCGCTGGCTCACTTTGACTAG